The following coding sequences lie in one Spinacia oleracea cultivar Varoflay chromosome 1, BTI_SOV_V1, whole genome shotgun sequence genomic window:
- the LOC110787840 gene encoding serine/arginine-rich splicing factor SR30-like, protein MVTGLPSSASGQDLKDHMRRDGEVCFSDVFKDRRYGGTAGVVEYANYNDMKRAFRKLDDSEFRNAFSRAYIRVREDSRSLSLDDRSRSRSYNRGCSYSRSRSRSHSISPQRNSRRSYSISPSKSRSRSPSRSRSSLMLGLHGSRTFQLLHLKTFY, encoded by the exons ATGGTCACTGGACTGCCATCATCTGCTTCTGGGCAAGACCTGAAG GATCACATGCGACGAGACGGTGAAGTTTGTTTCTCAGATGTATTCAAGGATCGTCGCTATGGTG GCACGGCTGGAGTTGTTGAATATGCAAATTATAATGATATGAAACGTGCT TTCAGGAAGCTGGATGATTCTGAATTTCGTAATGCATTCTCTCGCGCTTATATCCGA GTGAGGGAGGACTCGAGGAGTCTGAGTCTAGATGATAGGTCGAGAAGCAGAAGCTACAACCGTGGCTGTAGTTATAGTCGAAGCCGTAGCCGCAGCCACAG TATATCTCCGCAAAGAAATTCACGCCGTTCTTATTCTATATCTCCTTCGAAGTCCCGCTCGAGATCTCCCTCTCGTTCTCGCTCTAG CTTGATGCTTGGGTTGCATGGGAGCAGAACTTTCCAATTGCTGCACTTAAAAACGTTTTACTAG